atatagtgaatttttcatattcaaaattattcataATGCTCAGCACAAAAACAGCGGAGAAGGCGATAACAACCGAACTTGACACCGGCAGAAATTATTCTATAAAATTACTACAGTTTCCTTTGGGAGAAGAGAAGAGTGAGattgaattaaattgaaatacGGGTAAAGTTTGTCAGCACGAAGTCAATTAATTTGATTGTTAGAAACAAATGCTGTAAAATCACAACAAGAATATTTAGCTCGGACCTGTTTTGAAATTCTCGGTCAGTTAGAAATGGTTTGAACTTTGTTTGCAACGAATTATTGAAATATCGTTTCGAGAGGTCGAATAACTATTTGGAGGGACTGAAGAACTACATAATCGCAGCAACTGGTCAAAACGAAAGATCCActcccagaaaaaaactgctctAAAGTTTGCCAAGTTTTTTCAACTTCACTggttaatagaaaaaatcggaaGAATTCACAAATGTTTCGTGTTGAGTTTCATCtctggaacattttttttgttgagaagcTTTCAAAAAGGGCTCGACTAATTCATTAATCGAAAAGTTACGCTTAAAATTTTTGCCACAAATATTATACTATGAGATAGACTAGAAGGTGAACTAAAAGGTATGTGTCTTGTGTACTTCTTtgttcatctatttttttgcagatgttTGAAGGAGCAGTCGGCGAATATGACAGGAGGCCTAGCTATTATACGTGGCCAAGGTAACCGTAAGATAATTGATTCAGTTTTCGTTCGCATATGGGTTTTGAGTCAGTTATTCCAGACTTCAAACCGATTTCCGCGCTCTTGACTCAAGGTACTGCATTGAGCTGATAACAACATTCCCTGCACTTTCCAGGCTTGGTATGATTCTGTTTTGTTTCTCATTTGATTCTTGAGGATCCAACACAAGTTCTAAGTGCTGGAAGTTTTCATATCTTTGACATTAAATTTGTTACGATTTCATCTTCTgtcttgaaaaacgaaaaaaaaacgtttttgaaaGGACAGTTGCATTAGGGCGAGTCTTCTCTGAGGGTCTCTCAGGAAAATTACGGTACATACGGTATATCAAAAACACGAAAAGTGTGCTGTTTGAAACGGAATCGGAAATTTTGGTACATGAGGTTTGCAGATTTAACCCAAAGGAATTTTGTAGGAtttgcccccccccccactaGGCTCGCATGTTTTACCAATCTGCCATCCATTGGAAAAGGAACTTGTACTCATCCAGTTGTGATGAAACTGTGCGTTGTCTATAAATGCACAAATCGATGAGTACACGTTTAGATGTTGAAATGGTGAGATAATAACAATACTCATGTGAGATGGTTTACTCTACACACCATTTGGCAACACtaactttaaagaaaaaagttgctgGTGAATTATTATGGTGAATCAtatatcaaatattttcaggTAGCTGTGAAAAGGGCTCTACGGTAGCCCCACTTCCTTCTACCACATCAGCTCCAGCCGTCATCATGACTGCTCCTAGCACTTGCGCCATCgataaagagaaaatttcagatGTTAAAGTACATCTGAATAGGGCACAAAACACTTTGAAACGAAATGGAGTGAATACCGCGTGGAATAAAACAGGCGAAGACGATGATATTGTCCAAGCATTAGACTCTCTTAACTTGTCACTCTCtgaaaaatatgatataaGAGAAGTTTTAGACGGCATACGGAACGCGCTTCGTTCTCCTAAGGGAAACAAAGCAGACGACAGCAGTGTGCCCACTAGAAAAGTTACAATGGCCCTTATGAAAGCTTCGCAGAGTTTCGTAGGCGCGCTAGCGAAATGCTACCCTGACCTCTTTAAATTTAAAGAGCAAATCGAAAAATTTGCCGAAGATGTGAGAAAGAAAGCGCTAACCTACAAAGCTGGTAGAGAGGATGTCGCTTGTGTTTTAAGTTCTGTATATCATGCGTTTGCTTGACATGTTCTTCTTAGCGAATAAATAATGTTGCATTTTGTTTGTGCATTCTGATTTACGCATGAATGTCTGTGCAAATCATAGCACCAAAATCTAAGATAAATCATTTCTTTAAGTGGGTGCGGAGTCTTATAAATATCGCAGTGTAGATAATTTGAGCCTTACTTATATTGAAAAGATGTTCACGTATCagtattcatttttctccctttgtttttgttgcgaTTGCAACCTTAGGTGGTAGAGCTGAGACGTACGCAATAGCTCCAACTAATTTCCTCCAAACTGAGTGATATGAAATTCTGACGATTCGTGGATGTCGATACggatattttttgaacaaaagagATTCATATGCGTGGTGTCCGCGAAATACATAAAAGAATGATATTCCTCGTAAATTGAATAGCAAAAGTAACCTACATTTCAGGATATGCATTATTCAATTCATATGTGGGGGCATCAAAACTATTTGAGCACGAGTAGGAAACAACGTCGTGCTGGATATTATGCGTCATATACAATAGgactgttaaaggcatcattccacgaatctggagtggtgcggatttccagtgaagtattcgtatacgggatcgcagattattgagagaagggtgattccgtccatttcttcctaattgctgtaaaaaacggcccggaagatacgatttcgaacgttccggcgcactattttccacaaggagttcgttTGGAGCTCGCCAGTCTCGTGCACGTGCGCATCTTCtgagtcgtttttttacggcaattaggaagaaatggacggaattacacCCCTGtccatagtctactatcccgtgtacaaatactccacctggaatccgtaccacctcagattcgcagCGCTGCCTTTCAAGCGGTATGTGTTATGTGTTGAGTTTCACCACCATGTGCCCCACTGCATGTTTATTCCCCTTCAGGTTTGCTCCATCAGATTGCTTGCCGCTTTTTGTCCACTACGTCCGTGGTCTAGGCCACCTTCCTTCTTCGATAGGCTATGTGAAGTAAAGTgttcagaaaattctagaaactAATTCAAAAAGTTAAAGGCGCCGTATCACGGAAGTGATAATGTTGGGATATGGGATCGCTCTCAATCCTTCctaattttcgagaaaaagacGTGCGCtgccggtaagaggttccgctataGCTGCAGATTCATCGGATGTTtaaatccgccctggtgccaaccaaccACTTCCTCACTCCGACTTCGAAAAATTAGTATCAGACTTGTTTGAGAGGATAGAAACCCTAACTTGATTCATAGGCTGTCCCTCGCaggtcattgtaaggctgcactcgcgttcataaacctcaagcgacGTCTGAGTTAAGGTCGAACACATTGACGCATTCCCACAGAGATTAATTAACGCCGTGAACGTTATACTTTATAGAAACATCGCACTCCTCACTCTAAGATTGAGTAGTCGTAATAAGTTGCAGATGTTTTTGCGAAACTTGTGTTTTGGTGCTCTTAGTACAACTCttcaaaattcaagaaaaaaaattattgtattttgtTGAACGTAGAAAAAGGATAGCTCTCAAGTACCATCAATTTGACCTTTGTCGCACAAAATCCTCGAATTAGTGGCTGTTACATTGTTACTATCTGTTCAGCACAAATAGAACCTTccaattattataaaaaaaatgctaattgGTGATGAGCAGCATTTCACAGTAGTTTCATATCAGTCGAAGCAATTGAAACGCGCCTTACACACGGCCTCTATCTCTTTCTCCAACTTCTGCTTAATCTTACGCGCAACTTTTCTattgataaaaaagaaagataccGAGATACGACTGCATGGTTCAGTAATACACAGAATgcacttcttttcaaaattggtCACTTTTTATCATCTTTTTATCATTGTCTCATACAAACATACACAAAACGGCTATTTAAGTTTTGTGTAGATTAATCTACCCACCTAAAACCGAAATGTAAGTGCTATGTTGTAGTCAGGAAAAGGTGTAGAAATGGTGGTGAGTTGCTTTATTCAACAGAGTAGTCAGCAAATACTCAGTTCCGAAGTCTAAACGGAAAAACCTGTACCAGTGGGACAGTCTAGTTACTTACAGACGTTCAGCATTTCTAAGAGACTTAAAACTGATGAAAGCAGGTGCGCCCAAAACcttaatttgtttaaaaataaca
This window of the Necator americanus strain Aroian chromosome III, whole genome shotgun sequence genome carries:
- a CDS encoding hypothetical protein (NECATOR_CHRIII.G12294.T1), with product MAIAVTAILLTSFLAPAISQGSVYELMKDATGFSDNDIYLLAKVIRMYGHRNVDILKHVNLRLYEKIRDFNHRKYDILSSKSQDFINKMFEGAVGEYDRRPSYYTWPRLQTDFRALDSRYCIELITTFPALSRLGSCEKGSTVAPLPSTTSAPAVIMTAPSTCAIDKEKISDVKVHLNRAQNTLKRNGVNTAWNKTGEDDDIVQALDSLNLSLSEKYDIREVLDGIRNALRSPKGNKADDSSVPTRKVTMALMKASQSFVGALAKCYPDLFKFKEQIEKFAEDVRKKALTYKAGREDVACVLSSVYHAFA
- a CDS encoding hypothetical protein (NECATOR_CHRIII.G12294.T2), encoding MKTKLKERLENRKQGAAVELRMLYELALLPSRMRTCPSRGAEKGRPSFKNPAAFDHRYVKGKETDPLGSRNEECIREALKYAKNISRMKINVTRKAGLKRIVQIINAETRDTFVGKDNCEVLAKDISLVRIMKNMAIAVTAILLTSFLAPAISQGSVYELMKDATGFSDNDIYLLAKVIRMYGHRNVDILKHVNLRLYEKIRDFNHRKYDILSSKSQDFINKMFEGAVGEYDRRPSYYTWPRLQTDFRALDSRYCIELITTFPALSRLGSCEKGSTVAPLPSTTSAPAVIMTAPSTCAIDKEKISDVKVHLNRAQNTLKRNGVNTAWNKTGEDDDIVQALDSLNLSLSEKYDIREVLDGIRNALRSPKGNKADDSSVPTRKVTMALMKASQSFVGALAKCYPDLFKFKEQIEKFAEDVRKKALTYKAGREDVACVLSSVYHAFA